In a genomic window of Lagopus muta isolate bLagMut1 chromosome 2, bLagMut1 primary, whole genome shotgun sequence:
- the BEND6 gene encoding BEN domain-containing protein 6 isoform X1: MFYREASAVLRQVRGQLRKCCWTSLPAVCMTRKPLKMKKFTLFDFINDNSLQIGETSWIQNLPSDDSELEGFLKPNEHVLVNWPVAERKTEKHLVKVVYMSDDPQELVEMMQKILQEDEITKIQVLGKGKRKRIEMIFSESEDSDLGKEQQKMVKHIKRKKAFQASASASILSQLETSLINKQREPYSGSNLLCSESSSDDEEPLFQLSKVELCAKIKSLKRKLTDTMRENCRLRQSLVMLQVLPQAVTHFEELVGMAEALLKGGVTTSTSSLHSHAVWKASNNSLADVYAAMHSNSSSPVSLNVEDEEQPTEKQFKIEKWQIALCNKSKPQKFINDLMQALYTHEYMATHSLTGAKSSSSKDKAAKPAMNQNEVQEIIGITKQLFPNTDDALIRRMMGQKLNNCTKKPILSKDLNSGAFQKHGFCSSAAAPQGIIPLAVPPSTQDQQDDDTTAANAQIQQSHSRLTPPPFSTQGEQERFKPTPEVESHLSRSSQAPSANQGCGQDLRNSDKE, from the exons atgttttacagaGAGGCATCTGCAGTCCTTAGACAAGTGAGAGGGCAGTTGAGAAAATGCTGCTGGACTTCTCTTCCa GCTGTCTGTATGACAAGAAAAccattgaaaatgaaaaaattcacACTGTTTGATTTTATAAATGACAACTCGCTGCAAATTGGAGAGACTTCCTGGATTCAGAATCTTCCCAGTGATGACAGTGAACTAGAAGGATTTCTGAAACCAAATGAACATGTGCTGGTAAACTGGCCTGtggcagaaagaaagacagaaaagcatctAGTGAAAGTTGTATACATGAGTG ATGATCCCCAAGAGCTGGTGGAAATGATGCAAAAGATACTACAGGAGGATGAAATTACGAAAATACAGGTCCTTGGAAAAGGCAAGAGGAAGAGGATAGAAATGATATTCTCAGAAAGCGAAGACAGTGATCTGGGTAAAGAACAG CAGAAGATGGTGAagcatataaaaagaaaaaaagcatttcaggcATCTGCTTCTGCCAGCATCCTGAGTCAACTTGAAACGTCTTTAATTAACAAACAG agagaaCCATATTCAGGAAGCAACCTTCTATGcagtgaaagcagcagtgatgaTGAAGAGCCTTTATTTCAATTATCCAAGGTGGAACTGTGTGCCAAAATAAAAAGTCTCAAGAGGAAGCTGACAGACACCATGAGAGAAAACTGCCGCCTGAGGCAGTCCCTGGTGATGCTTCAAG tgttgccACAGGCAGTCACTCATTTTGAGGAACTGGTAGGGATGGCTGAAGCACTGCTCAAAGGGGGAGTGACAACGTCTACATCCAGTCTTCATTCCCATGCTGTTTGGAAAGCATCTAACAACTCTTTAGCAGATGTGTATGCAGCTATGCATAGTAACTCCAGCTCACCAGTATCTTTGAATGTGGAAGATGAGGAGCAACCAACTGAAAAACAG ttcaaGATTGAGAAGTGGCAGATCGCACTTTGTAACAAGAGCAAACCTCAAAAGTTTATAAACGACTTGATGCAAGCACTTTATACGCATGAATACATGGCTACACACAGCCTGACAGGTGCAAAGTCATCCTCTTCAAAGGATAAAGCAGCGAAACCAGCTATGAATCAGAATGAAGTTCAGGAAATCATAG GAATTACAAAACAGTTGTTTCCAAACACAGATGATGCTTTAATTAGGCGGATGATGGGACAAAAACTGAACAATTGCACCAAGAAGCCAATTTTAAGCAAAGATCTTAACTCAGGTGCTTTTCAGAAGCATGGTTTTTG cagttcagcagctgctcctcagggCATCATCCCTTTGGCTGTTCCTCCCAGCACGCAAGACCAGCAGGATGATGATACAACAGCTGCTAATGCACAAATTCAGCAGAGCCACAGCCGTCTGACTCCTCCACCTTTCAGCACCCAAGGTGAGCAGGAGCGTTTCAAACCTACTCCTGAGGTGGAGTCTCATCTCTCCAGAAGCTCACAAGCGCCCTCTGCCAACCAGGGTTGTGGACAGGATCTCAGGAATTCAGACAAGGAATAA
- the BEND6 gene encoding BEN domain-containing protein 6 isoform X2 — translation MFYREASAVLRQVRGQLRKCCWTSLPAVCMTRKPLKMKKFTLFDFINDNSLQIGETSWIQNLPSDDSELEGFLKPNEHVLVNWPVAERKTEKHLVKVVYMSDDPQELVEMMQKILQEDEITKIQVLGKGKRKRIEMIFSESEDSDLGKEQKMVKHIKRKKAFQASASASILSQLETSLINKQREPYSGSNLLCSESSSDDEEPLFQLSKVELCAKIKSLKRKLTDTMRENCRLRQSLVMLQVLPQAVTHFEELVGMAEALLKGGVTTSTSSLHSHAVWKASNNSLADVYAAMHSNSSSPVSLNVEDEEQPTEKQFKIEKWQIALCNKSKPQKFINDLMQALYTHEYMATHSLTGAKSSSSKDKAAKPAMNQNEVQEIIGITKQLFPNTDDALIRRMMGQKLNNCTKKPILSKDLNSGAFQKHGFCSSAAAPQGIIPLAVPPSTQDQQDDDTTAANAQIQQSHSRLTPPPFSTQGEQERFKPTPEVESHLSRSSQAPSANQGCGQDLRNSDKE, via the exons atgttttacagaGAGGCATCTGCAGTCCTTAGACAAGTGAGAGGGCAGTTGAGAAAATGCTGCTGGACTTCTCTTCCa GCTGTCTGTATGACAAGAAAAccattgaaaatgaaaaaattcacACTGTTTGATTTTATAAATGACAACTCGCTGCAAATTGGAGAGACTTCCTGGATTCAGAATCTTCCCAGTGATGACAGTGAACTAGAAGGATTTCTGAAACCAAATGAACATGTGCTGGTAAACTGGCCTGtggcagaaagaaagacagaaaagcatctAGTGAAAGTTGTATACATGAGTG ATGATCCCCAAGAGCTGGTGGAAATGATGCAAAAGATACTACAGGAGGATGAAATTACGAAAATACAGGTCCTTGGAAAAGGCAAGAGGAAGAGGATAGAAATGATATTCTCAGAAAGCGAAGACAGTGATCTGGGTAAAGAACAG AAGATGGTGAagcatataaaaagaaaaaaagcatttcaggcATCTGCTTCTGCCAGCATCCTGAGTCAACTTGAAACGTCTTTAATTAACAAACAG agagaaCCATATTCAGGAAGCAACCTTCTATGcagtgaaagcagcagtgatgaTGAAGAGCCTTTATTTCAATTATCCAAGGTGGAACTGTGTGCCAAAATAAAAAGTCTCAAGAGGAAGCTGACAGACACCATGAGAGAAAACTGCCGCCTGAGGCAGTCCCTGGTGATGCTTCAAG tgttgccACAGGCAGTCACTCATTTTGAGGAACTGGTAGGGATGGCTGAAGCACTGCTCAAAGGGGGAGTGACAACGTCTACATCCAGTCTTCATTCCCATGCTGTTTGGAAAGCATCTAACAACTCTTTAGCAGATGTGTATGCAGCTATGCATAGTAACTCCAGCTCACCAGTATCTTTGAATGTGGAAGATGAGGAGCAACCAACTGAAAAACAG ttcaaGATTGAGAAGTGGCAGATCGCACTTTGTAACAAGAGCAAACCTCAAAAGTTTATAAACGACTTGATGCAAGCACTTTATACGCATGAATACATGGCTACACACAGCCTGACAGGTGCAAAGTCATCCTCTTCAAAGGATAAAGCAGCGAAACCAGCTATGAATCAGAATGAAGTTCAGGAAATCATAG GAATTACAAAACAGTTGTTTCCAAACACAGATGATGCTTTAATTAGGCGGATGATGGGACAAAAACTGAACAATTGCACCAAGAAGCCAATTTTAAGCAAAGATCTTAACTCAGGTGCTTTTCAGAAGCATGGTTTTTG cagttcagcagctgctcctcagggCATCATCCCTTTGGCTGTTCCTCCCAGCACGCAAGACCAGCAGGATGATGATACAACAGCTGCTAATGCACAAATTCAGCAGAGCCACAGCCGTCTGACTCCTCCACCTTTCAGCACCCAAGGTGAGCAGGAGCGTTTCAAACCTACTCCTGAGGTGGAGTCTCATCTCTCCAGAAGCTCACAAGCGCCCTCTGCCAACCAGGGTTGTGGACAGGATCTCAGGAATTCAGACAAGGAATAA
- the BEND6 gene encoding BEN domain-containing protein 6 isoform X3: MFYREASAVLRQVRGQLRKCCWTSLPAVCMTRKPLKMKKFTLFDFINDNSLQIGETSWIQNLPSDDSELEGFLKPNEHVLVNWPVAERKTEKHLVKVVYMSDDPQELVEMMQKILQEDEITKIQVLGKGKRKRIEMIFSESEDSDLGKEQQKMVKHIKRKKAFQASASASILSQLETSLINKQREPYSGSNLLCSESSSDDEEPLFQLSKVELCAKIKSLKRKLTDTMRENCRLRQSLVMLQVLPQAVTHFEELVGMAEALLKGGVTTSTSSLHSHAVWKASNNSLADVYAAMHSNSSSPVSLNVEDEEQPTEKQFKIEKWQIALCNKSKPQKFINDLMQALYTHEYMATHSLTGAKSSSSKDKAAKPAMNQNEVQEIIGITKQLFPNTDDALIRRMMGQKLNNCTKKPILSKDLNSGAFQKHGFCSAAAPQGIIPLAVPPSTQDQQDDDTTAANAQIQQSHSRLTPPPFSTQGEQERFKPTPEVESHLSRSSQAPSANQGCGQDLRNSDKE, from the exons atgttttacagaGAGGCATCTGCAGTCCTTAGACAAGTGAGAGGGCAGTTGAGAAAATGCTGCTGGACTTCTCTTCCa GCTGTCTGTATGACAAGAAAAccattgaaaatgaaaaaattcacACTGTTTGATTTTATAAATGACAACTCGCTGCAAATTGGAGAGACTTCCTGGATTCAGAATCTTCCCAGTGATGACAGTGAACTAGAAGGATTTCTGAAACCAAATGAACATGTGCTGGTAAACTGGCCTGtggcagaaagaaagacagaaaagcatctAGTGAAAGTTGTATACATGAGTG ATGATCCCCAAGAGCTGGTGGAAATGATGCAAAAGATACTACAGGAGGATGAAATTACGAAAATACAGGTCCTTGGAAAAGGCAAGAGGAAGAGGATAGAAATGATATTCTCAGAAAGCGAAGACAGTGATCTGGGTAAAGAACAG CAGAAGATGGTGAagcatataaaaagaaaaaaagcatttcaggcATCTGCTTCTGCCAGCATCCTGAGTCAACTTGAAACGTCTTTAATTAACAAACAG agagaaCCATATTCAGGAAGCAACCTTCTATGcagtgaaagcagcagtgatgaTGAAGAGCCTTTATTTCAATTATCCAAGGTGGAACTGTGTGCCAAAATAAAAAGTCTCAAGAGGAAGCTGACAGACACCATGAGAGAAAACTGCCGCCTGAGGCAGTCCCTGGTGATGCTTCAAG tgttgccACAGGCAGTCACTCATTTTGAGGAACTGGTAGGGATGGCTGAAGCACTGCTCAAAGGGGGAGTGACAACGTCTACATCCAGTCTTCATTCCCATGCTGTTTGGAAAGCATCTAACAACTCTTTAGCAGATGTGTATGCAGCTATGCATAGTAACTCCAGCTCACCAGTATCTTTGAATGTGGAAGATGAGGAGCAACCAACTGAAAAACAG ttcaaGATTGAGAAGTGGCAGATCGCACTTTGTAACAAGAGCAAACCTCAAAAGTTTATAAACGACTTGATGCAAGCACTTTATACGCATGAATACATGGCTACACACAGCCTGACAGGTGCAAAGTCATCCTCTTCAAAGGATAAAGCAGCGAAACCAGCTATGAATCAGAATGAAGTTCAGGAAATCATAG GAATTACAAAACAGTTGTTTCCAAACACAGATGATGCTTTAATTAGGCGGATGATGGGACAAAAACTGAACAATTGCACCAAGAAGCCAATTTTAAGCAAAGATCTTAACTCAGGTGCTTTTCAGAAGCATGGTTTTTG ttcagcagctgctcctcagggCATCATCCCTTTGGCTGTTCCTCCCAGCACGCAAGACCAGCAGGATGATGATACAACAGCTGCTAATGCACAAATTCAGCAGAGCCACAGCCGTCTGACTCCTCCACCTTTCAGCACCCAAGGTGAGCAGGAGCGTTTCAAACCTACTCCTGAGGTGGAGTCTCATCTCTCCAGAAGCTCACAAGCGCCCTCTGCCAACCAGGGTTGTGGACAGGATCTCAGGAATTCAGACAAGGAATAA
- the BEND6 gene encoding BEN domain-containing protein 6 isoform X4, with the protein MVENQVPASLIYAEAVCMTRKPLKMKKFTLFDFINDNSLQIGETSWIQNLPSDDSELEGFLKPNEHVLVNWPVAERKTEKHLVKVVYMSDDPQELVEMMQKILQEDEITKIQVLGKGKRKRIEMIFSESEDSDLGKEQQKMVKHIKRKKAFQASASASILSQLETSLINKQREPYSGSNLLCSESSSDDEEPLFQLSKVELCAKIKSLKRKLTDTMRENCRLRQSLVMLQVLPQAVTHFEELVGMAEALLKGGVTTSTSSLHSHAVWKASNNSLADVYAAMHSNSSSPVSLNVEDEEQPTEKQFKIEKWQIALCNKSKPQKFINDLMQALYTHEYMATHSLTGAKSSSSKDKAAKPAMNQNEVQEIIGITKQLFPNTDDALIRRMMGQKLNNCTKKPILSKDLNSGAFQKHGFCSSAAAPQGIIPLAVPPSTQDQQDDDTTAANAQIQQSHSRLTPPPFSTQGEQERFKPTPEVESHLSRSSQAPSANQGCGQDLRNSDKE; encoded by the exons GCTGTCTGTATGACAAGAAAAccattgaaaatgaaaaaattcacACTGTTTGATTTTATAAATGACAACTCGCTGCAAATTGGAGAGACTTCCTGGATTCAGAATCTTCCCAGTGATGACAGTGAACTAGAAGGATTTCTGAAACCAAATGAACATGTGCTGGTAAACTGGCCTGtggcagaaagaaagacagaaaagcatctAGTGAAAGTTGTATACATGAGTG ATGATCCCCAAGAGCTGGTGGAAATGATGCAAAAGATACTACAGGAGGATGAAATTACGAAAATACAGGTCCTTGGAAAAGGCAAGAGGAAGAGGATAGAAATGATATTCTCAGAAAGCGAAGACAGTGATCTGGGTAAAGAACAG CAGAAGATGGTGAagcatataaaaagaaaaaaagcatttcaggcATCTGCTTCTGCCAGCATCCTGAGTCAACTTGAAACGTCTTTAATTAACAAACAG agagaaCCATATTCAGGAAGCAACCTTCTATGcagtgaaagcagcagtgatgaTGAAGAGCCTTTATTTCAATTATCCAAGGTGGAACTGTGTGCCAAAATAAAAAGTCTCAAGAGGAAGCTGACAGACACCATGAGAGAAAACTGCCGCCTGAGGCAGTCCCTGGTGATGCTTCAAG tgttgccACAGGCAGTCACTCATTTTGAGGAACTGGTAGGGATGGCTGAAGCACTGCTCAAAGGGGGAGTGACAACGTCTACATCCAGTCTTCATTCCCATGCTGTTTGGAAAGCATCTAACAACTCTTTAGCAGATGTGTATGCAGCTATGCATAGTAACTCCAGCTCACCAGTATCTTTGAATGTGGAAGATGAGGAGCAACCAACTGAAAAACAG ttcaaGATTGAGAAGTGGCAGATCGCACTTTGTAACAAGAGCAAACCTCAAAAGTTTATAAACGACTTGATGCAAGCACTTTATACGCATGAATACATGGCTACACACAGCCTGACAGGTGCAAAGTCATCCTCTTCAAAGGATAAAGCAGCGAAACCAGCTATGAATCAGAATGAAGTTCAGGAAATCATAG GAATTACAAAACAGTTGTTTCCAAACACAGATGATGCTTTAATTAGGCGGATGATGGGACAAAAACTGAACAATTGCACCAAGAAGCCAATTTTAAGCAAAGATCTTAACTCAGGTGCTTTTCAGAAGCATGGTTTTTG cagttcagcagctgctcctcagggCATCATCCCTTTGGCTGTTCCTCCCAGCACGCAAGACCAGCAGGATGATGATACAACAGCTGCTAATGCACAAATTCAGCAGAGCCACAGCCGTCTGACTCCTCCACCTTTCAGCACCCAAGGTGAGCAGGAGCGTTTCAAACCTACTCCTGAGGTGGAGTCTCATCTCTCCAGAAGCTCACAAGCGCCCTCTGCCAACCAGGGTTGTGGACAGGATCTCAGGAATTCAGACAAGGAATAA
- the BEND6 gene encoding BEN domain-containing protein 6 isoform X5, whose product MTRKPLKMKKFTLFDFINDNSLQIGETSWIQNLPSDDSELEGFLKPNEHVLVNWPVAERKTEKHLVKVVYMSDDPQELVEMMQKILQEDEITKIQVLGKGKRKRIEMIFSESEDSDLGKEQQKMVKHIKRKKAFQASASASILSQLETSLINKQREPYSGSNLLCSESSSDDEEPLFQLSKVELCAKIKSLKRKLTDTMRENCRLRQSLVMLQVLPQAVTHFEELVGMAEALLKGGVTTSTSSLHSHAVWKASNNSLADVYAAMHSNSSSPVSLNVEDEEQPTEKQFKIEKWQIALCNKSKPQKFINDLMQALYTHEYMATHSLTGAKSSSSKDKAAKPAMNQNEVQEIIGITKQLFPNTDDALIRRMMGQKLNNCTKKPILSKDLNSGAFQKHGFCSSAAAPQGIIPLAVPPSTQDQQDDDTTAANAQIQQSHSRLTPPPFSTQGEQERFKPTPEVESHLSRSSQAPSANQGCGQDLRNSDKE is encoded by the exons ATGACAAGAAAAccattgaaaatgaaaaaattcacACTGTTTGATTTTATAAATGACAACTCGCTGCAAATTGGAGAGACTTCCTGGATTCAGAATCTTCCCAGTGATGACAGTGAACTAGAAGGATTTCTGAAACCAAATGAACATGTGCTGGTAAACTGGCCTGtggcagaaagaaagacagaaaagcatctAGTGAAAGTTGTATACATGAGTG ATGATCCCCAAGAGCTGGTGGAAATGATGCAAAAGATACTACAGGAGGATGAAATTACGAAAATACAGGTCCTTGGAAAAGGCAAGAGGAAGAGGATAGAAATGATATTCTCAGAAAGCGAAGACAGTGATCTGGGTAAAGAACAG CAGAAGATGGTGAagcatataaaaagaaaaaaagcatttcaggcATCTGCTTCTGCCAGCATCCTGAGTCAACTTGAAACGTCTTTAATTAACAAACAG agagaaCCATATTCAGGAAGCAACCTTCTATGcagtgaaagcagcagtgatgaTGAAGAGCCTTTATTTCAATTATCCAAGGTGGAACTGTGTGCCAAAATAAAAAGTCTCAAGAGGAAGCTGACAGACACCATGAGAGAAAACTGCCGCCTGAGGCAGTCCCTGGTGATGCTTCAAG tgttgccACAGGCAGTCACTCATTTTGAGGAACTGGTAGGGATGGCTGAAGCACTGCTCAAAGGGGGAGTGACAACGTCTACATCCAGTCTTCATTCCCATGCTGTTTGGAAAGCATCTAACAACTCTTTAGCAGATGTGTATGCAGCTATGCATAGTAACTCCAGCTCACCAGTATCTTTGAATGTGGAAGATGAGGAGCAACCAACTGAAAAACAG ttcaaGATTGAGAAGTGGCAGATCGCACTTTGTAACAAGAGCAAACCTCAAAAGTTTATAAACGACTTGATGCAAGCACTTTATACGCATGAATACATGGCTACACACAGCCTGACAGGTGCAAAGTCATCCTCTTCAAAGGATAAAGCAGCGAAACCAGCTATGAATCAGAATGAAGTTCAGGAAATCATAG GAATTACAAAACAGTTGTTTCCAAACACAGATGATGCTTTAATTAGGCGGATGATGGGACAAAAACTGAACAATTGCACCAAGAAGCCAATTTTAAGCAAAGATCTTAACTCAGGTGCTTTTCAGAAGCATGGTTTTTG cagttcagcagctgctcctcagggCATCATCCCTTTGGCTGTTCCTCCCAGCACGCAAGACCAGCAGGATGATGATACAACAGCTGCTAATGCACAAATTCAGCAGAGCCACAGCCGTCTGACTCCTCCACCTTTCAGCACCCAAGGTGAGCAGGAGCGTTTCAAACCTACTCCTGAGGTGGAGTCTCATCTCTCCAGAAGCTCACAAGCGCCCTCTGCCAACCAGGGTTGTGGACAGGATCTCAGGAATTCAGACAAGGAATAA